The Nitrospiraceae bacterium genome includes a region encoding these proteins:
- a CDS encoding tetratricopeptide repeat protein, translating into MSTAKGRERWWRPFSTLPNSFLCLLMAFGGPVALTAQDAEFADEKRNEVFVPGSPVTNQSVEAGLLKRRNALRSSPEFQKHDAPTHLRLADMLSQQGDPNGAIEEYHAAIQFNSNLAEAYRGLGAVYIDTHQWRHAEDALRASAGLDATNNQTYYWLGRTLMAQRKFSGAEAAFTTATVLNPQDAEAFSDLGLVLMAQSQALEAGKALTRAIQVRPDYAEAHHRLELLRASQPDPEQLTLAALEILNLLFKRE; encoded by the coding sequence GTGAGCACGGCCAAGGGGCGAGAACGCTGGTGGCGGCCTTTTTCAACACTCCCCAACAGCTTTCTGTGTCTGCTCATGGCATTCGGCGGACCTGTAGCCTTAACAGCTCAAGATGCGGAATTCGCAGATGAAAAGCGAAACGAGGTGTTTGTCCCGGGGAGCCCGGTCACCAACCAAAGCGTAGAGGCAGGACTTCTCAAAAGACGAAACGCACTTCGATCATCTCCGGAGTTTCAGAAACATGATGCTCCCACCCATTTACGACTGGCGGACATGCTGAGTCAGCAAGGTGATCCAAACGGCGCAATTGAAGAATATCATGCCGCCATTCAATTTAATTCGAACCTGGCTGAAGCGTACCGGGGGCTTGGGGCTGTATACATCGATACCCACCAATGGCGCCATGCGGAAGACGCGTTGCGAGCTAGCGCAGGATTAGACGCGACCAACAACCAAACCTATTACTGGTTGGGCCGAACCCTGATGGCGCAACGCAAATTTTCTGGCGCCGAAGCCGCCTTCACCACAGCAACCGTCCTGAATCCACAGGATGCCGAAGCGTTCTCCGATCTTGGATTAGTCCTGATGGCCCAAAGTCAGGCGTTGGAAGCCGGCAAGGCTTTGACCCGGGCCATTCAAGTCCGGCCGGACTATGCCGAGGCTCACCATCGACTCGAATTACTTCGTGCATCGCAACCGGACCCCGAGCAACTGACCCTGGCGGCCCTTGAAATTT